A region from the Aulosira sp. FACHB-615 genome encodes:
- a CDS encoding DICT sensory domain-containing protein, whose translation MSISTSVLSDLLQSIPYLRPQLYFKASLTALSHAMEDQVLAATLDRPLVIASFQRERFYRQEAHRYQRLAQRSNQIYVLAAPETDFANSSEYYEKVAFEPDDALTQEWHLVVVADNYATCLVCRESLGSITKNQQVPEFSTGLDIDTARRFEGIWTSERGVSLKAAQLLLDRILIYRPDLANKIKEARQRFGIGEPRIYSQIGQPEFACDIDTDPFVQRLVTYLQASQYKLHKAYRSIIAQARKERLINSISTAIRRSLDPHEVLQIAAQELGQHLGTSRCLIYRAQATQAQATIEHEFLTTGVLSVCGQTWDLDNNALFQEVVQLGEGVCVADTHNDLRISSSRNLSLIAKKYSIRSWLMEPVLSQGRLLGIVELHYCSVPPHQWQAGELDLVKAIATQIGAALIQAEAYANLEELNQQLEALDRTRSNLIAITGHELRTPLSTIQVCLESLASEPDMPLELQQVMLNTALADSERMRKLVQDFLTLSNLESGRVEWHPESLTLQECVDLALSRTRTRPSMENPPQITTQITENLPLVKADGDWLVEVLAKLIDNACKFTPSDGEISIQASQNGNQMVEVTVADTGRGIEPNRLEVVFDRFYQEEGALRRTAGGTGLGLAICRQIVNGWGGEIWAESQGKDQGSQFHFTIPIVLGSQEEKRARVRSK comes from the coding sequence ATGAGCATTTCGACTTCTGTGCTGAGTGATCTGCTACAGTCCATTCCTTACCTGCGACCCCAGCTATATTTCAAAGCTTCACTAACCGCCCTCTCCCATGCGATGGAAGATCAGGTTTTGGCGGCGACTTTAGACAGACCTTTGGTAATTGCCAGCTTTCAACGCGAGCGATTTTATCGCCAAGAAGCTCATCGCTATCAAAGGCTGGCGCAGCGCAGTAATCAAATATACGTTTTAGCTGCTCCAGAAACGGACTTTGCCAATAGCTCGGAATACTATGAGAAAGTAGCCTTTGAACCAGATGATGCTTTAACGCAAGAGTGGCACTTAGTAGTGGTTGCTGATAATTATGCTACTTGCTTAGTGTGTCGAGAAAGCTTGGGTTCTATTACCAAAAATCAGCAAGTGCCAGAGTTTAGTACTGGTTTGGATATAGACACAGCCCGCAGGTTTGAGGGTATATGGACATCAGAGCGAGGAGTTAGCCTGAAAGCGGCACAATTGCTATTGGACAGGATTTTAATTTATCGCCCAGACTTGGCAAATAAAATCAAGGAAGCCCGCCAAAGGTTTGGCATTGGGGAACCAAGAATTTACTCTCAAATCGGACAACCCGAATTTGCTTGTGATATCGATACAGATCCTTTTGTGCAGCGATTGGTAACTTATTTGCAAGCTAGTCAGTATAAATTACACAAAGCTTATCGCTCAATTATTGCCCAAGCCCGTAAAGAACGTTTAATTAATTCTATTAGTACGGCAATTAGGCGATCGCTTGACCCCCATGAAGTCTTGCAAATCGCCGCCCAAGAGTTAGGACAACACTTAGGGACAAGTCGTTGTTTAATTTACCGCGCTCAAGCCACACAAGCCCAAGCCACAATTGAACATGAATTTTTGACGACTGGCGTTTTATCGGTGTGTGGGCAAACTTGGGATTTAGATAACAATGCTTTGTTTCAGGAAGTTGTACAGCTAGGGGAAGGTGTTTGTGTAGCTGATACACATAATGATTTGCGAATCAGCAGTTCTAGAAATCTGTCCTTAATTGCCAAAAAATACAGTATTCGTTCCTGGTTAATGGAACCAGTATTATCTCAGGGAAGACTGCTGGGGATTGTGGAACTACACTATTGCAGTGTACCGCCCCACCAGTGGCAAGCCGGAGAACTTGACTTGGTAAAAGCGATCGCCACCCAAATCGGGGCCGCTTTAATTCAAGCCGAAGCCTACGCCAACCTCGAAGAACTCAACCAACAACTAGAAGCCCTCGATCGCACCCGCAGCAACTTGATAGCCATTACCGGTCACGAACTGCGTACCCCCTTATCTACCATTCAAGTTTGCTTAGAAAGCCTCGCCAGCGAACCAGATATGCCTTTGGAATTACAGCAGGTAATGTTAAATACAGCCCTAGCCGATTCCGAACGGATGCGGAAACTCGTCCAGGATTTTCTCACCCTGTCTAACCTAGAAAGCGGCCGCGTAGAATGGCATCCCGAATCACTCACCTTACAAGAATGTGTGGATTTAGCCCTGAGTCGCACTCGCACCCGCCCTTCAATGGAAAATCCGCCCCAAATCACAACCCAAATCACAGAAAATTTACCTTTAGTTAAAGCCGATGGCGATTGGTTAGTGGAAGTCTTGGCAAAACTCATCGACAACGCCTGCAAATTTACGCCCTCTGACGGGGAAATTTCCATTCAAGCCTCTCAAAACGGCAATCAGATGGTAGAAGTCACCGTGGCTGATACCGGACGGGGTATTGAGCCAAATCGCTTGGAGGTGGTATTTGACCGCTTTTATCAGGAAGAAGGGGCGCTACGGCGTACCGCAGGCGGCACAGGTTTGGGTTTAGCAATTTGTCGGCAAATTGTCAATGGTTGGGGCGGAGAAATTTGGGCAGAGTCGCAAGGGAAAGACCAAGGTAGTCAGTTTCATTTCACCATTCCCATTGTTCTGGGTAGCCAGGAAGAAAAGCGAGCAAGGGTGAGGAGTAAATAA
- a CDS encoding fibronectin type III domain-containing protein, with translation MTVAPQLLTDPFLQLPTANSVRVVWFTEFAGNQHTVAYGENLQQTAKATTTKLSRTREDQKSRVGKQTQDGQVYQQPTMRDIWRHEAEVTGLTPGVRVNYRVSSIREDGATVSSDVFTLTAKPEPGTPLKILLTSDHQLKPMTAANLQKVVETVGRVDAVWFAGDLINVSDRASEWFDDNRGNALFPGLQGHAQYEMQHNGVKVTYTGGQIIQHAPMYSCIGNHEVMGRFGRKNSLNDEFDDTFPRAVAQKLYSGKSLIDHSFNTITYEEILSLPESKSGGKKYYAVSFGDVRLIVLYITNMWRTPKLDGKSTGRYREAEKDLNNQENWGYGQIIYEPIAKGSTQYNWLAAELNSPEFQQAKYKVVMFHHPPHTLGDNIVPAYTDPIQISDRNQQNKITSVRYEYPKNADYIIRDVVPLLEAANVQLVFYGHSHLWNRFISSGGMHFLETSNVGNTYGAAWGERKREVPTNYQEKYVDLGDPNGLEPVVPNIAPILGENGQPIPYIASNNITVFSIFDTSTGKVSSYLFDTRKPDSEVIKFDEFQLAR, from the coding sequence ATGACCGTAGCGCCTCAATTGTTGACAGATCCATTTTTGCAGCTACCAACGGCAAACTCAGTCAGAGTAGTATGGTTTACTGAGTTTGCCGGGAATCAGCATACAGTTGCTTATGGGGAAAATTTGCAGCAAACTGCCAAAGCCACAACGACTAAACTCAGTCGCACCAGAGAAGACCAAAAATCCAGAGTTGGGAAGCAAACCCAAGATGGACAAGTTTATCAACAACCAACAATGCGGGATATTTGGCGACATGAAGCGGAGGTGACAGGGTTAACGCCAGGAGTGCGGGTGAATTATCGAGTTAGCAGTATAAGAGAAGATGGCGCGACTGTTAGCAGTGATGTTTTTACCCTGACAGCCAAACCAGAACCGGGAACACCGCTCAAAATCCTGTTAACTTCCGACCATCAACTCAAGCCGATGACCGCCGCCAACCTACAAAAAGTCGTAGAAACAGTGGGAAGAGTCGATGCAGTGTGGTTTGCTGGTGATTTAATTAATGTGAGCGATCGCGCCTCGGAATGGTTTGATGATAATCGGGGTAATGCTTTATTTCCTGGCTTACAAGGTCATGCTCAATACGAAATGCAGCATAATGGCGTGAAAGTCACTTACACAGGCGGGCAAATTATCCAACACGCACCCATGTATAGTTGCATTGGTAATCATGAAGTCATGGGGCGTTTTGGTAGGAAAAACAGTTTAAATGATGAATTTGATGATACCTTTCCCCGCGCGGTTGCCCAAAAATTATATAGTGGCAAATCTCTAATTGATCATTCTTTTAATACAATTACCTACGAAGAAATTTTGAGCTTACCTGAAAGTAAATCAGGTGGAAAAAAATATTATGCAGTTAGTTTTGGTGATGTGCGTTTAATAGTTTTATACATCACAAATATGTGGCGCACACCCAAATTAGACGGAAAATCTACAGGTAGATATCGAGAAGCAGAAAAAGATTTAAATAACCAAGAAAATTGGGGTTATGGGCAGATCATTTATGAGCCAATCGCCAAAGGTAGTACACAATACAATTGGTTAGCAGCAGAACTCAACAGCCCAGAATTTCAACAAGCAAAATACAAAGTTGTGATGTTCCATCACCCGCCCCATACCTTGGGCGATAATATAGTTCCAGCGTACACCGACCCAATACAAATCAGCGATCGCAATCAGCAAAACAAAATTACCTCTGTGCGTTACGAATATCCCAAAAACGCTGACTATATTATCCGTGATGTTGTCCCTTTACTGGAAGCAGCTAATGTGCAATTAGTCTTTTATGGACATTCTCATTTATGGAATCGCTTTATTAGTTCTGGGGGAATGCACTTTTTAGAAACCTCAAATGTGGGTAATACCTATGGTGCTGCTTGGGGCGAAAGAAAACGAGAAGTTCCCACCAACTATCAAGAAAAATATGTTGACCTCGGCGACCCCAATGGTTTAGAACCTGTGGTACCAAACATCGCACCAATATTAGGTGAAAATGGTCAACCAATACCTTATATAGCTAGTAATAACATTACTGTTTTTAGTATCTTTGATACCAGCACAGGTAAAGTAAGTAGCTATCTTTTTGATACGCGCAAACCAGATTCAGAAGTGATCAAGTTTGATGAATTTCAGTTGGCAAGATAG